The sequence aagctagattcgcagaaaacttgcagttcaaggcccaatccactgttcaagttgcttactagtgtagcatagagttctaggtggaagttcaacttaacagtctccactgcagtgccggtatataaaacagtgttttgaaaCTAAAGACAAATTTCTATGTGCCTCTAGGATctagtgggggattgctggaatttagtctattttgggcagcccaataactatttcaaaaattcctaataaatcctagaggcccacccagcccatttgtgcaaggcaagggatactactaaattttagtcccacattgctagtttagtgggagttggacctccttataagggaggttctttccctacttgtatgagcatgagaacaagagggacatccacgcgcgctcctcctccgccgcccgtcgcgggttgcgggttgcgggaatAAGCTGGGCCGATGtctaatttttgccacgcactacgggtatacgaaaggtcattTGGGAGCTGAAAAGTTTTTGCGCTAGTGGATAATGAATACAaacggcgcacctcttcgcgtgctgcctgttcacttcgtctccctccgttgcttcacctcccgtcgcagcctgttcgcgtccctctcctgtgcctatataagagaggtcgctcctcttcagagagacacatcagaaggtcctcttcctctcgccacacagTTCCAATCTCTgcgctgctgctgtcttcctcatcccggcctgcggcgtgcaccgcgagtcgggacagtagacctccgaaaccgcaccttttgagtcctgtacgggagaagggtgataaggtttttggggagcgctctgcgcgactactggcttcttcgtcacggacaccccggactccgacgactacttccccgacgacgactacttccccgacgtcgacgacctcctcgacgacatggcaggcgaggacaccgaccccaagtccagcgcttctgctgctgttgtgccgtacgtgttcttctcctttctgttagaagtcctgctacaggtcttggctctagtttctgccctatgTATGTTAagttctatgtcgtataagcaacttcatctagtgtctgttctagatgtgtttagctcaagttcatatatgcagacgatgtttaccttctctctgtcagattgcatgacttgctttatatttgctattttagtcatgctttatctagtatttccgttagcaaaattatttggtaaattgctcacatTTCCAACAGAGGTTAGTTTAAGTTACTCCGCTATGGGTAGTTCGTATACAAAGTTTTATAAATGCTCCCAGGAAAAACGTTTCCGAAAAACACGAATAAAAACCAGCTCACTGCGCCGCGCTACTGGACCGGCCCGCCTCGGGCACAGGCGAGATGGGCCTATTCGGGCGTGCGAGTGTCACGTTCGTGGGCTGGGGTTTATCCGAGGTCGTCACCGGTTCGGGTTCAGTCGGAGGGGTTTGCCGTtcctaataaaaataaaaaaaataaaggccgGGGAGGTTTGCCATTGCCATTGCCCTTCTCCGGCCGCTCTTGTGCGGTCGTGCGTTCGGTTTTTCCGCTTCTCGAGGTTCGGCCGTGCGGTAGTTGTTCGGTTCGGTGGGCGGTCCCGCGGCTGCGCGGGGTCGCTTCTGCGGGCTTGGTCGCCGTCGGCGGCGGCTGCTCGGTCGTCGTGGTCGGCGCGGTCGCCGGTCCTCCTTCTTGCCCCGCCCTTTGTTCTCCGTTCGGTGCCGTCGACGGGCAGTCGGGCCGTCCTTGGTGAGCGCCTTCGCTTCTCTATATTGTATTTTCCCCATTGATTTGGGTGAACAGATTTGGGCTCGATAGCGGTGGGTGTTCGTTACTACTATTATATTCGGTATTGATAGGCAATTTAGGGATTTTTTTTAGGCGTTTGGGCATTGCTATTTGTCTAAGCATTGTTGGTCTATGCTGATCCTCGTATCTTTGGGCCTGCATTCACATGCACCAGACGCCGCCATACCCAGGCGCAGCGGAGGGCGCCGTTCCTTCTAGTTCGATGGATGCGCCTCTTACCGAGGAAAGAAGGGCGGCTAGGCGAGTTCGCCGGAGGGTTTGCTCCTCTGGCTTGCCAACTTCTCTGAACCATGGCGAGTCAGACAATGCACAAGAAACGAGCACACATTCCACCGAGATATCAAGCAGTGATTGCTATACTCAGTTGTCAAGTGAAAGTTCAGACGAAGGATGCGAAAATAGAAGCTCAGGCCATCGCAGAAAACGACGCAAGACATCTGTCATATCCTCTGCATCCGAGCAATCAGGTAATGTTGTTTACTTGCTTGCACATCCGTGTCGAACTTTAAATTGCTATTATAGTCCATTTACCTGTGAACATTTTGTACAGGGCAAGACAGTCCTTCTGCATGCGAGTCTCTTGAGTCGGATGATGTTCAGATAACTCCAGGGAAAGATTATGTGTTACCGCAAAGGTGTGATCTATCTGACGCAGAAAAGAATAGAGTAGTTGCGCTTATAAAGGAAATCAAAGCTAAAGTTACTGTTTTTGTGGCTATCATGTTCAGGTCTTACTCTTCATATGTGGTAAGTTCACTGTTCTTTTCTGTTGAATGCACAGCTCACTGCTTTCAGTCTCAACTCTTTGTTGCTTGCTGATGTGCTACATTCATGTTTTCAATATTATTGAAGAATTGTATTATCTGCAAACTTTcatgaacttttggagaacttatggataaaaatatatatttttccTGCTTGTCAGTGGAAACAATACACTTTTGGGTTCCAAGCTTAAGTTTggtatatttatatttttttgtttGAAAGCGGCATAATATTCTGTTCCATCTGTGGTCAGACCATTCCTAAGGAATATGCTGCTGTGCACTTTCCACATGAAAGTGCAACCATCACGCTTCGGAGTCCAGGCAAGAACAAGAAGTGGCATCCCAGATTCTACAAGAAAGGAACTATGATCAAGCTCACGGGCAGTTGGATACACTTTGTGCGTGACAATGACGTGCATGAGGGAGATATCTGCATTTTTGTACCGGCAAAAGGTGGAAAACCATTCATGTTTACAGTCCATCTACTTCGCAAAGAAACAACTGATTCTCAAACTGAAGTTTCTCATGAATCTTCGGAGTGTGAGGACTCTCATGGTCAGCCGCCCTACATTTTACCATATGGAGCCCGTCTATCTCCCTCTCAGAGGAGTGCTGTTCAAAAGAAAGTGGACTCCATCCAATCTGAAGTTCCAATTTACGTGTCAATCATGACAAAGAGCAACCTTGGTTCCAGACACATGGTAGTAAGCTAATTCCTTTTTAATATTGAATGAATTTTACCTTTTGATCTTTATTAACTTTTATGAGTATATGATTCTGGACCTTCCTACAAGAAACTATATTTGGTTAACTATATAACTCCAAATTAAACCTAGACATACAGTTTCTGATGTTTTAATGGAAAATTATTCAGTCTGTGACTAAAATCTATACCATGTATCTAACTATCTATCTATGGAATACCAGGAATTGAGTAAACGATATGCCGCTGAACATCTTCCCCACAGAAATGTAACTTTGATGTTCCAGTACATGGGAAAGATATGGAATATCAATATGTTGTTTCATGATCGGAAGTACCCCAAAAGGTGGTACCTTATCGGAGGTTGGTCCAAATTTATCTCTGACAACAGTCTGCGATTAGGAGATATCTGTCTCTTTGAACTGAAAAAGGACGAGAAGGAGCTTACCGTGATAGTCCATCTACTTCGCAAAGAGAGTATTGATCACCCCTCTGGTGGAAGTCCTGTTCTGGACTCGAATTATGTGAGGGCAAGCACAATGATTGCCTCAACAGTGCGTGTTGGGGAGGAGCCAGATGACGGTATGACAGTATTACACAAGTATTAGTACTATAAAAATTCACATATTTTATTTCTGATTTATGTGAAAACTTGTTCAGAAGAAGAAACCGCCTCTTCAGGGCGTGAAGAACAAGGATTCCATGATGAGCCTATCGAGCATAACCATTCCGAGGGAGCCTCTAAGGTCCCCTATATGCTTTTCTATGCCAACTTCACTTCTCTTAAATATTATGTTTGATATTCTTTAATAACATTCTGGTCCTTTTAAACGTGTTGTTGAGTTGGTTTTTGTAATATCCTGGTTCGTTTCTCTTACAATCATTTCATGTTTATCAGGCGACATAAAAGTTGTATTGTCATTTTTTTTTGTACAGGCACACATGCCTACTGCTCCATGCTCAGAGAGTAACGCGTCTGGAATCAGCCCGTCATCGGAAGCTAGAGAGCAAGCTGCTGGTTGTTCAAAGTAATTCACTTAGCCATGCATAAATGCTTGTATTCATTTAATTACTATAAATGCTACCTTGATGTCACTTGGCATGCATTTAAtagcctactccctccgtcctcaaATAAGTGGACGTTTAGCATTCcaaatttgtccacaaaagagtgtactttTATCTTCTCGatgcactttaaagtagaaaaaaatgcTTCTTTTTCATCACACGAGAATCAAACCCAATAACATTCAACACATGGTCTCCACATTTtttacatgcacttagctcattggagGTGATGGAATAAAAGAGGAGAGAGGTGGTGGCTTGCACCTTCCCAATGCATTTTCTACTCCACTCCATAATTTGTGTTGAAATTTCTATGTGTACACTTATTtgaggacggagggagtaactgatTTTTTGATCACCTTATGTTTGCAGCAAAAGTTTTGCAACAGAATTTCCAAATAAGCTTAGCTCCACTATGGAACACAACAGGATTATCCACACTGACAGAGCGGCAGCATCAGAAGTTATTGGTTTGTCAGATTACAGGATCCACAACAGTTGTGATAGTATTGATTCACAAGGAGGAGAGTCTCTTGCTGTTCAACAGCAATCGAGTCCTAGTCCTGAAATTGGCAATTCAGTTAATCGGGTATGGGATAGCTTATTCTCTGGAACACCTTCAAaatgttgtttttgcttgtttatATAATCCTCTTATTTCATCAGAGCAGGTGTTCTATTTTTAGAAGTTTTTTTGTGCAGTGTCATATTTCTAGCATATGAGTTTTGTCAGAGCAGGTGTTCTATGATATGCAACAGATTTTTGAGTTTTGACCGTGACATATTCACAACCAATGTCGTGTGTATATAAGACTAGCAATATTGAACCTCCAGTAAAGTCTCCATGAGCTGTGTTGTTGATAGACGGCAGATTAGTTGTTTACAAGTTCTTGTTCTTCGTGACATACCAAAATACGAATTTAGGAGGCTAATATAGCATATGGTCTTTTTTGGCGTTCAAACATAGCAATGTGAATTTAGTTAGTCAGTCCCTTCCCAGCATTGCACAGCATAGCCATCAAGCTAGAACTGTGTGTTGTATGTtcctttaccgaaaaaggctttcgccctgctttatagataaagcaaaccgTCCGAGCCAAACATCCAACAtagttcacacacacacacacagacactcaAAGTCACACCAGCACaagggttaatgctgagggcacagctcaacaagccctaagAACAAAAGGACACACACAAAGACCGCCACGAACGAGTCCAGCCTAATCAGGCTCCAGCGGCGGTGGCGGAAGCGGGGGCGCCATGCGGAAGGCCATCGATCGAAGGTCGGTGAGGAGGGTGTCGATGACGCTccggtcctgggggcggctaagcggccgccaaagctgcaaataGCCACACATTTTGAAGATCGCGTCAGTCGCACGTCGCAGAGGCACTTTCTGAATAACGAGCTTGTTGCGAATATTCCAGAGCGTCCAAGCTAGGATCCCAATGCACAGTCATCTAATATGGCGGTAACGTGGGGAGGAGGCATGGATCTCCGCGAGTAGGTCGGGGAAGTTGGTATTGCACCATTGTCCACCGACCGTTTCACGGAAGCACGACCACAGGAACTGGGCAGTGGAGCAGTTGAAGAAAATATGGTTCGAGTCCTCAACTGTGGCGCACAGGGGACACATCCCGTCCCCAGGTCCATTACGCTTGCGGACTTCAACCCCAGAGGGGAGACGTCCCCGGATCCACTGCCAGAGGAATATCCGGATCTTGAGGGGGAGTCGGATGTCCCAGATCAGGCTAAAGGGCTCAGGGGCCGGCGAAGGGGCGATGGCAGCGTACAAGGACTTCGTGGAGAAGCATCCCGAGGGCTCCAGGCGCCACGCCATGGAGTCATCGGCGCCCTCTACATCCATCGGCAAGAGAGCGATGTCCTGTAGAAGGGCGTCCCATGCGTCAACCTCCTGAGGGCCAAAGGTGCGCCGAaaggcgaggcgccctaagtcaataagggccgtctcGACGGAAATCCTGGGGTCAGCCGCAATGGCAAATAAGCCCGGGAAGCGGGTGGCCAGAGGGAATCCCCAAGCCAGCGGTCGAACCAAAACAGGGTCGAGGACCCAGAACCCACCGAGATAGAAGTGCCAATTCGGAGCACGGGGAGGAGCTAGATGACAGCCTGCCAGAACTGGGATCCCCCAGAGCGCTGGCAGAAAGCAAGAGGTTGTCCTCGGAGGTACTTATTCTTGATGATGGTAAGCCAGAGGCCGCCCTCTCCGTTGGCGATACGCCATAGCCATCGGGTCAGGAGCGCGATGTTCATCCGACGGGAGGACAAGATCCCCAGACCTCCCTGGTCTTTGGGTTTGCAAATGTCCGGCCAGCTCACCATATGGTATTTTTGCTTATCCCCCTCGCCAGCCCAGAAAAACCTAGACTGATATTTGGCCACCTCCTGGTGAAGCGTCTCATGGAGTctatagaagctcatgaggaaccagAGGAGGCTTGCCAGCGAGGAGTTGATGAGGATTACCCGCGCCGTCTTCGAAAGCCATCGGCCCTTCCAGGGCTCGACCCGGTGTTGCATTCGGGTCACGGAAGGGCGGAGGTCCGCTACGGTGAGGCGCGagtcactaatggggatccccagataAGTCGTGGGGAAAGAACCCAGGCGGCAATTAAGCCGGTCCGCAATGTCCTGGGCCTCCTCCGGTGGGTATCCCAGTaccatcacttcgctcttatcAAAGTTGATGGTCAGACCGgacatttgttggaagcagaggaggaggaacttcaggttggCAATATCAGACGCGGAGCCCTCTACCATTATTATGGTGTCGTCAGCATATTGTAGGagggagacccccccccccctcctacaaGGTGTGGGACCATGCCGTGAATGTATGTTCCTTTTCATATGGAACACTCTTCGGAGCATGACTTTGCCCATTTGTTTGATTGTACTTAAGTTGTGGATATTCTGTCTGGTGCAGATTACAGTTTATCTATCTCTCAGGGTCAGTGCTGAGCAGTGTTCATGTTTTAATTGGTGTTAATTCAGTGCTTCGTGGAGCCCTGTGGTGTACATTTCTTATCATTCTGCAcgtattttattttcttgctattCTATTGTATACTCCGTACGTTCCAGAATAATTCATTGTATGACATTATCAGGATTCTTCAAGTGTTACAGGCCAGAATGGTGTTGCTTTACAGTCATTAGTAAGAGTTACAGGCCAGCAGGTAGGCGATGCTGAAAAGGAAGTTAATGCCAGCGGTGGAGAAAATACTCTTGCAGATCTACGTCATTTAGAGCCTCAAAATGCGGCAGCTGTGCCCAGCCAGGCTGCCTTGCCCATGCCTAAGGAAAAAACTGATACACAGACAAATCGATCTGCCCAACCAGATGTAGCGCAAGCACAACCTCCACAAGGAGAGGTAGAGCAAGCAGGTCTGTCTGGTGTGGCATCGCCTCAGCCTTTACAACCAGCACAACTTGCGCAAGGAGAGGCAGAACAAGATCTATCTGGTGTAGCTTTGCCTTCACAACCTGAAACCCGACCGTCAATATCTGGGTTTGTCAAAACTCGGTCCAATCTTGAAACTCAGTCTGTCCAACAAAGTATAGCACCCGTACAATTTCCACAAGAACAAGCAGGTCTGTCTGGTGTAGCATCTGCTCAGCCTTTGGTGCCTGAAATGCGGCCATCAAACCCCTTGTCAAATATTCCGCTTGAAAGAGCACACCCAAATCGGGGTCAATCAAGTCGTCAACCAGAGGTCGCAGCTGGTCCTGCCCAGCCTGCACAACTCTTTCCGGTGCCGTCGATGATGTTTAATCACCCACCAATTGGTGATGAACCACTGAAAAATGAGCTGCACAGGTTACGGTTACACATTGACTCACTTGATAAAATCTATGAATTAAAGGTTTGCATTTTTTCCTCTTGCTTGCATACATCTTGAGTTTGAATTTGTCATGCTAATTCTGGATTCATCATGTTCTCATTGATTCCACTTTCACTTATGAACAGCAATCACAGCTTCAGACAGAGTGCAGCCAAGAAATTGAGAAGATAAAACAAAAGTATGATTTGTTACTTGAGGAACGGGATTCTGTTCACCTTGAGCAAATGAAGACACTTGATGGTTTATTGGAGAAAGTTGTCTTCCACCAATCACTAGCTGCCGATTTCCGAGCGAAATTCATATCATCATCTGCAGCACAAGGTAATCAATATAGGCAATCATATTTAATGTGTAGAGAAGGATTTTGTGAGCCAAATTTCTGCTGCCACTTCTTTTTTTTATCGTGGGTTTTGGATTCGAAGATTCAGTTTTCCTCCCTACATATTTGTTTTCTGTTCTTCAGTTTTTGGATGATCAATTATGTTTAACGCTTTATTACTTTGTTTTCATAATGAGTTTCTGAGCGCAAACGCCAAGCGTGTATGCTTGTCAAGTTGTCGTGCTCATGGTTTGAATAGGCTCGTGCTGAAAATATTAACAGTAGTTGTGAATTAAGTTTATCCTCACAGATTTATTGATCACTAATGCTCATTTCTTTCTTTGCAGCAAAAGCCTATAGCCGTCCAATTCATCAGACACCCCAGGCTTCTCAGCAAGCAC comes from Triticum aestivum cultivar Chinese Spring chromosome 5B, IWGSC CS RefSeq v2.1, whole genome shotgun sequence and encodes:
- the LOC123110773 gene encoding uncharacterized protein isoform X1 → MHQTPPYPGAAEGAVPSSSMDAPLTEERRAARRVRRRVCSSGLPTSLNHGESDNAQETSTHSTEISSSDCYTQLSSESSDEGCENRSSGHRRKRRKTSVISSASEQSGQDSPSACESLESDDVQITPGKDYVLPQRCDLSDAEKNRVVALIKEIKAKVTVFVAIMFRSYSSYVTIPKEYAAVHFPHESATITLRSPGKNKKWHPRFYKKGTMIKLTGSWIHFVRDNDVHEGDICIFVPAKGGKPFMFTVHLLRKETTDSQTEVSHESSECEDSHGQPPYILPYGARLSPSQRSAVQKKVDSIQSEVPIYVSIMTKSNLGSRHMELSKRYAAEHLPHRNVTLMFQYMGKIWNINMLFHDRKYPKRWYLIGGWSKFISDNSLRLGDICLFELKKDEKELTVIVHLLRKESIDHPSGGSPVLDSNYVRASTMIASTVRVGEEPDDEEETASSGREEQGFHDEPIEHNHSEGASKAHMPTAPCSESNASGISPSSEAREQAAGCSNKSFATEFPNKLSSTMEHNRIIHTDRAAASEVIGLSDYRIHNSCDSIDSQGGESLAVQQQSSPSPEIGNSVNRDSSSVTGQNGVALQSLVRVTGQQVGDAEKEVNASGGENTLADLRHLEPQNAAAVPSQAALPMPKEKTDTQTNRSAQPDVAQAQPPQGEVEQAGLSGVASPQPLQPAQLAQGEAEQDLSGVALPSQPETRPSISGFVKTRSNLETQSVQQSIAPVQFPQEQAGLSGVASAQPLVPEMRPSNPLSNIPLERAHPNRGQSSRQPEVAAGPAQPAQLFPVPSMMFNHPPIGDEPLKNELHRLRLHIDSLDKIYELKQSQLQTECSQEIEKIKQKYDLLLEERDSVHLEQMKTLDGLLEKVVFHQSLAADFRAKFISSSAAQAKAYSRPIHQTPQASQQAPMRPPGVTSISPPVAWSSAGRPVVPGGAQPSQVDRPSTPASSQVPRPPLPSTPVVRPPINPGNLVRTTGAPMPRVPPRGSHGVPSASAPHLQRRLPPRAHSTAPANQRQQQQQHATSVSPQSSHAVPPVSSSPLPPSSSQATHHGSSTRMDVDVVCLSDDE
- the LOC123110773 gene encoding uncharacterized protein isoform X2, which produces MDAPLTEERRAARRVRRRVCSSGLPTSLNHGESDNAQETSTHSTEISSSDCYTQLSSESSDEGCENRSSGHRRKRRKTSVISSASEQSGQDSPSACESLESDDVQITPGKDYVLPQRCDLSDAEKNRVVALIKEIKAKVTVFVAIMFRSYSSYVTIPKEYAAVHFPHESATITLRSPGKNKKWHPRFYKKGTMIKLTGSWIHFVRDNDVHEGDICIFVPAKGGKPFMFTVHLLRKETTDSQTEVSHESSECEDSHGQPPYILPYGARLSPSQRSAVQKKVDSIQSEVPIYVSIMTKSNLGSRHMELSKRYAAEHLPHRNVTLMFQYMGKIWNINMLFHDRKYPKRWYLIGGWSKFISDNSLRLGDICLFELKKDEKELTVIVHLLRKESIDHPSGGSPVLDSNYVRASTMIASTVRVGEEPDDEEETASSGREEQGFHDEPIEHNHSEGASKAHMPTAPCSESNASGISPSSEAREQAAGCSNKSFATEFPNKLSSTMEHNRIIHTDRAAASEVIGLSDYRIHNSCDSIDSQGGESLAVQQQSSPSPEIGNSVNRDSSSVTGQNGVALQSLVRVTGQQVGDAEKEVNASGGENTLADLRHLEPQNAAAVPSQAALPMPKEKTDTQTNRSAQPDVAQAQPPQGEVEQAGLSGVASPQPLQPAQLAQGEAEQDLSGVALPSQPETRPSISGFVKTRSNLETQSVQQSIAPVQFPQEQAGLSGVASAQPLVPEMRPSNPLSNIPLERAHPNRGQSSRQPEVAAGPAQPAQLFPVPSMMFNHPPIGDEPLKNELHRLRLHIDSLDKIYELKQSQLQTECSQEIEKIKQKYDLLLEERDSVHLEQMKTLDGLLEKVVFHQSLAADFRAKFISSSAAQAKAYSRPIHQTPQASQQAPMRPPGVTSISPPVAWSSAGRPVVPGGAQPSQVDRPSTPASSQVPRPPLPSTPVVRPPINPGNLVRTTGAPMPRVPPRGSHGVPSASAPHLQRRLPPRAHSTAPANQRQQQQQHATSVSPQSSHAVPPVSSSPLPPSSSQATHHGSSTRMDVDVVCLSDDE